A window of the Nitrosopumilus ureiphilus genome harbors these coding sequences:
- a CDS encoding Lrp/AsnC family transcriptional regulator — MGEAFVLINCEPGKEPLILEQLRKIENVSEIQGTYGIYDIVTRIESDNQSQLDNIISDQIRKLDYVNSTLTLIPTDEHESSLSDLIPDIMPDVIPEQKKPLGGPFSEEGEDDFDEDYDEDYDDSTKLNQFRKKG; from the coding sequence ATGGGTGAGGCTTTTGTTTTAATTAACTGTGAGCCTGGTAAAGAACCATTAATACTTGAACAATTACGAAAAATAGAAAACGTATCTGAAATTCAAGGAACCTATGGTATCTATGATATTGTAACTAGAATAGAATCTGATAACCAATCCCAACTTGACAATATAATTTCAGACCAAATTCGGAAACTAGACTATGTTAATTCCACTCTGACACTCATTCCTACTGACGAACACGAAAGTAGCCTTTCAGATTTAATTCCGGACATAATGCCTGATGTGATACCTGAACAAAAAAAACCTTTGGGAGGACCATTTTCAGAAGAGGGAGAAGATGATTTTGATGAAGATTATGATGAAGATTATGATGATTCGACAAAACTAAATCAGTTTAGAAAAAAGGGATAA
- a CDS encoding transcription initiation factor IIB produces MIMPFMQDENTCIHLTIISDDTTGEQVCENCGQVLINNVVDYSTDGFNENFNNARTGPKISITMYDGGLSTVIGKHNFDSSGKAVSHEMRRNINRMRMWDSRTKSNSTAHRNLMIALLEINKIKEKMSLSDAIIERSAYFYRKASEKKMIRGRSIKGIVGACIYAACRELGTTRTIIEISKCMHEKRNIIAKSYRLLFQQLSLEISIPDPTSSIIKFSNNLELSEKIKRDAIFIYDTLKEKQVIAGKKPGAVAATVVYMACIKNNQGISQQQISKISGITQVTIRNRFKEFKQYVQLI; encoded by the coding sequence ATGATTATGCCATTTATGCAAGATGAAAACACTTGCATTCATTTAACAATTATATCTGATGATACAACTGGGGAGCAGGTTTGCGAAAATTGTGGGCAAGTACTAATTAATAATGTGGTAGATTATTCTACTGATGGATTTAATGAAAATTTCAATAATGCAAGAACAGGCCCTAAAATATCCATTACAATGTATGATGGGGGTCTTTCCACAGTAATTGGAAAACATAATTTTGATTCTTCTGGTAAGGCAGTATCTCATGAAATGAGAAGAAACATTAACAGAATGAGAATGTGGGATTCTAGAACCAAATCTAATTCTACTGCTCACAGAAATCTAATGATCGCACTTTTGGAGATAAACAAGATTAAAGAAAAAATGTCCTTATCTGATGCAATTATTGAAAGATCTGCATATTTTTACAGAAAAGCATCTGAAAAAAAAATGATACGTGGAAGATCAATCAAAGGAATTGTTGGAGCATGCATTTATGCTGCATGCAGGGAATTAGGAACTACTAGAACTATTATTGAAATTTCAAAATGCATGCATGAGAAAAGAAACATCATAGCAAAAAGTTATCGATTGTTATTCCAACAGCTAAGTCTAGAAATATCTATTCCAGATCCAACTTCAAGCATAATTAAATTTTCCAATAATCTAGAATTATCTGAGAAAATAAAACGAGATGCAATTTTTATCTATGATACTCTAAAAGAGAAACAAGTTATTGCAGGGAAAAAACCAGGAGCTGTTGCAGCTACAGTTGTGTATATGGCCTGCATTAAAAATAATCAAGGTATATCACAACAACAAATATCCAAAATATCAGGTATAACCCAAGTAACCATTCGTAATAGGTTTAAAGAATTTAAACAATATGTGCAACTAATTTAG
- a CDS encoding class I SAM-dependent methyltransferase codes for MIKKRPKDFVPTFFNNTASSYDRIVHLTTFGQDNVWKHKIVEQLLTEKTVLDLACGTGILTEQIVNKIPNVKIIGVDITKKYLEKAKEKLIVYENISFVNQDAEKLNLDEKFDCITASYLSKYCISEVLIKNCIDHLKVGGKIILHDFTYPTNLFVRKLWNFYFKLLYFAGFFVPNWKQVFIDLPRMIRDTNWVKEYEETMKKYGLKIFKKELTWNTSTIIVGTKIS; via the coding sequence ATGATTAAAAAACGTCCCAAAGATTTTGTTCCAACGTTTTTTAACAATACTGCCAGTTCCTATGATAGAATAGTACACCTGACTACTTTTGGACAAGATAATGTTTGGAAACATAAAATTGTAGAACAATTGTTGACTGAGAAAACTGTGTTGGATCTTGCTTGTGGCACTGGAATCCTAACAGAACAAATTGTAAATAAAATTCCAAACGTGAAAATAATAGGTGTTGACATCACTAAAAAATATCTTGAAAAAGCAAAAGAAAAATTAATTGTATATGAAAATATTTCTTTTGTAAATCAAGATGCTGAAAAACTTAATCTGGATGAAAAGTTTGATTGTATTACTGCATCATATTTGTCAAAATATTGCATATCTGAAGTTCTGATTAAAAACTGCATTGATCATCTCAAGGTAGGTGGAAAAATAATTTTACATGATTTTACATATCCAACAAATCTATTTGTAAGAAAATTGTGGAATTTTTACTTTAAGTTACTTTATTTTGCAGGATTTTTTGTTCCCAATTGGAAACAGGTCTTTATTGATTTACCTCGCATGATAAGAGATACTAATTGGGTAAAAGAATACGAAGAGACTATGAAAAAATATGGATTAAAAATATTCAAAAAAGAATTGACATGGAATACTTCAACTATTATTGTTGGAACCAAGATTTCCTAG
- a CDS encoding Lrp/AsnC ligand binding domain-containing protein → MEKAYVLINCDLGHEGDTLVALRSMKSVNEAHGTFGAYDIIVEVANKDVKELREDITWKIRKLPTIRNTLTLMAIEGQG, encoded by the coding sequence ATGGAAAAAGCATATGTTTTAATCAATTGTGATTTAGGACATGAAGGGGATACACTGGTTGCATTACGCAGTATGAAATCAGTGAATGAGGCTCATGGAACATTTGGGGCATATGACATTATTGTCGAAGTTGCAAATAAAGACGTAAAAGAATTACGTGAAGACATTACATGGAAAATTCGCAAGTTGCCTACAATAAGAAATACATTAACGCTTATGGCAATTGAGGGGCAAGGGTGA
- a CDS encoding zinc ribbon domain-containing protein: MLEDIKGIRKLYRKGNGQGKKHRGKMNTWSFYELQRQIEYKAKWAGLPVKHVKAHGTSSKCAVCGSKLVPEEHRMMRCVMCKILINRDENAAKNILARGLRFDPNAPQVEAMKQFKDAESIVTSQEDGQIMSL; this comes from the coding sequence ATTTTAGAAGACATAAAGGGAATCAGAAAATTGTATAGAAAAGGAAACGGCCAGGGTAAAAAGCATCGTGGCAAAATGAACACATGGAGTTTTTATGAATTGCAGAGACAGATTGAATACAAAGCTAAATGGGCAGGATTACCAGTAAAACATGTCAAAGCACATGGCACGTCATCAAAGTGTGCGGTATGTGGGTCAAAACTAGTACCCGAAGAGCACCGAATGATGAGATGTGTCATGTGTAAGATTCTTATCAACAGGGATGAGAATGCAGCCAAAAACATTTTGGCCAGAGGGTTGAGGTTCGACCCCAACGCACCGCAAGTTGAAGCAATGAAGCAGTTCAAAGATGCAGAGTCGATTGTGACGAGTCAGGAAGATGGACAAATTATGTCCCTATAA
- a CDS encoding Lrp/AsnC family transcriptional regulator, which translates to MEMDEKDIKILQLLQVDARQSARQLALRLGVSTVTMLSRIKKLEECKLIQGYTVRLDHEMLGYDITAIIEIKTSDGKMLEIENEIAKQDNVVAVYDITGNADTLVIAKFKDRKTMSSFVKNLSTVQNVTNTITNIVLTTVKEDDRLL; encoded by the coding sequence GTGGAAATGGATGAAAAAGATATCAAAATTCTCCAATTGCTACAAGTAGATGCTAGACAATCAGCAAGACAACTGGCTCTTAGATTAGGCGTGTCAACTGTTACCATGCTTTCAAGAATAAAAAAACTTGAAGAGTGCAAGCTCATTCAAGGTTACACTGTTCGCCTTGATCATGAGATGCTTGGGTATGACATTACAGCAATCATTGAAATCAAAACCAGTGATGGAAAGATGTTGGAAATTGAAAATGAGATTGCAAAACAAGACAATGTGGTTGCAGTGTATGACATTACTGGCAATGCAGATACGCTAGTTATTGCAAAATTCAAAGATAGGAAAACTATGAGCAGTTTTGTAAAGAACTTGTCTACTGTACAAAATGTAACTAATACTATAACTAACATTGTATTGACTACAGTAAAAGAAGATGACCGATTACTCTAG
- a CDS encoding Lrp/AsnC ligand binding domain-containing protein translates to MIKAYVLILNKAGTEDSIIFHLKNIPSIVNAFGTFGSYDIIAKLISDNEENIFYDITNRIRKIPNIRSTLTLFVDKKPGISKTNNIEQKVLDEHMAQAFVIIHCTKANESKVLTILEQIPEVIEADILVGNYDITCKIVSPTYNDISEIVSNKIRKISEIKSTITINVVNNQGFSR, encoded by the coding sequence ATGATAAAAGCCTATGTCCTAATTCTCAATAAAGCAGGAACAGAAGATTCAATAATTTTTCATTTAAAAAACATCCCAAGTATCGTAAATGCGTTTGGAACATTTGGAAGCTATGATATCATCGCCAAACTAATTTCTGATAATGAAGAAAACATATTTTATGATATTACAAATAGAATAAGAAAAATACCAAACATAAGGTCCACTCTAACATTGTTTGTAGATAAAAAACCAGGTATCTCAAAAACTAACAATATTGAACAAAAAGTTCTTGATGAACATATGGCTCAGGCTTTTGTCATCATCCATTGCACAAAGGCTAACGAATCCAAGGTGCTTACAATCTTGGAGCAGATACCAGAAGTAATAGAAGCTGACATATTAGTTGGCAACTATGATATAACATGCAAGATTGTATCCCCTACATATAATGATATTTCAGAAATTGTCAGCAACAAAATTAGAAAGATTTCTGAAATCAAATCCACAATTACAATTAACGTTGTAAATAATCAGGGTTTTTCAAGATAG
- a CDS encoding Lrp/AsnC ligand binding domain-containing protein — MHTAYVLVNCDLGAEMDVIEKLRRMDSVKEIHGTFGAFDIVAKIENFEREKIRETIIHNIRKLEHVRSTLTLMAIPGQS, encoded by the coding sequence GTGCATACTGCTTATGTTTTAGTTAATTGCGATCTTGGTGCTGAGATGGATGTGATAGAGAAACTGAGGCGCATGGATTCTGTAAAAGAAATTCATGGTACTTTTGGTGCGTTTGACATTGTTGCCAAAATCGAGAATTTTGAAAGAGAAAAAATTCGTGAAACAATTATTCATAATATTCGAAAACTTGAACATGTACGTTCTACTCTTACCTTGATGGCAATTCCAGGACAATCATAG
- a CDS encoding Lrp/AsnC ligand binding domain-containing protein, producing MARSYVLMTCNLGSEKEVISSLKKIEGVKEAHGTLGLYDIIVQVESDSEEKIREIITGTIRKMPKIQSTVTLTRSESEELFQASEKLIGAMLGQNLAQAYVVIHCDKGEEYPTLKNLSHIPEVKEADVVFGFYDVICKVEALDNNTLEHVLTKAIRELPKIKTSMTLQVVNEQE from the coding sequence ATGGCAAGATCCTATGTCCTGATGACCTGTAATTTGGGTTCTGAAAAAGAAGTCATCTCTTCACTGAAAAAAATTGAAGGTGTAAAAGAAGCCCATGGAACGCTTGGTCTTTATGATATAATCGTACAAGTGGAATCAGATTCTGAAGAGAAGATTCGAGAGATTATTACTGGAACTATACGTAAAATGCCAAAAATTCAATCCACAGTAACCTTGACTCGTTCGGAATCAGAGGAATTATTTCAAGCATCTGAGAAATTAATTGGAGCTATGCTTGGACAAAATCTTGCTCAAGCATATGTTGTAATTCATTGTGATAAGGGAGAAGAATATCCCACATTGAAAAATCTTAGCCACATACCTGAGGTGAAAGAAGCCGATGTGGTTTTTGGGTTTTATGATGTTATTTGTAAAGTTGAGGCCTTAGATAATAATACATTAGAGCACGTTCTGACAAAGGCCATACGTGAATTACCAAAGATCAAAACTAGCATGACATTACAGGTTGTCAATGAACAAGAATAA
- a CDS encoding DUF1059 domain-containing protein: MANLRCREYGFGCNYVSKGNAEKIVFDFWEHMNNEHGIDYSKETIMESVKRKNSETPRNP, from the coding sequence GTGGCAAATCTTAGGTGTCGTGAGTATGGTTTTGGGTGCAATTATGTTTCCAAAGGAAATGCTGAGAAAATAGTTTTTGATTTTTGGGAGCATATGAATAATGAACATGGAATTGATTATTCAAAGGAAACCATTATGGAGTCAGTTAAACGAAAAAACTCCGAGACACCCCGAAACCCTTGA
- a CDS encoding translation initiation factor IF-5A: protein MSKPSDLGSLKIGSYILLPHTDQPSGEPCRIVEYDTSKPGKHGAAKARIVGEGIFDGQKRPLVGPVSMQIHVPMINKKVGQIISINGDTVQVMDSETFETIDIALIDDEVKGKLENGQNVEYWVVMDKTKIMRIKS from the coding sequence ATGAGTAAACCCTCAGATCTTGGTTCTTTGAAAATAGGATCTTACATTTTATTGCCACATACTGATCAACCTAGTGGCGAACCATGTAGAATTGTTGAATATGATACATCAAAGCCTGGAAAACACGGTGCTGCAAAAGCTCGAATCGTAGGTGAAGGAATTTTTGATGGCCAAAAAAGACCTCTTGTAGGCCCAGTCAGCATGCAAATTCATGTTCCAATGATTAACAAAAAAGTTGGACAAATTATCTCAATTAATGGTGATACAGTTCAAGTAATGGATTCAGAAACATTTGAGACCATCGATATTGCATTAATTGATGATGAAGTCAAAGGCAAATTGGAAAATGGACAAAATGTGGAATACTGGGTCGTTATGGATAAAACTAAAATCATGCGTATCAAATCCTAA
- a CDS encoding diphthine--ammonia ligase has product MKLASLFSGGKDSTYAIYLAQKQGHKVACLLSVFTKSGDSHLLHHPNIQWTKLQSESMKIPQLTINSDSDDTGDELILLEQLLQKAIDQYQIQGLVHGGIKSNFQKEKFETLCSKLNLISISPLWNSEPEKYMRDLIDSNFNFIITSVSSDGLDDSWLGKSISKSDVDTLKHLSEKFGFNLNFEGGEAETFVINCPLFSNPIIVKESRKEWDGYRGRFEIVDAGLNYNA; this is encoded by the coding sequence ATGAAATTAGCTTCTCTTTTTTCAGGTGGCAAGGATAGCACGTATGCAATTTACCTTGCTCAAAAACAGGGACACAAGGTAGCATGTCTCTTGAGTGTTTTTACAAAATCTGGTGATAGTCATTTGCTGCATCATCCCAATATTCAATGGACAAAACTACAATCTGAATCTATGAAAATTCCTCAATTGACGATAAATTCTGATTCTGATGATACTGGTGATGAATTAATTTTATTAGAACAATTACTGCAAAAAGCAATTGACCAATATCAAATTCAAGGTTTAGTTCATGGTGGAATTAAAAGTAATTTCCAAAAAGAAAAATTTGAAACACTTTGCTCTAAATTAAATTTGATTTCTATATCTCCTTTATGGAATTCAGAACCAGAAAAATACATGCGTGATTTAATTGATTCAAATTTTAATTTCATAATTACTTCTGTTTCTTCGGATGGCTTGGATGATTCTTGGCTTGGGAAATCTATTTCAAAGTCTGATGTTGATACTTTGAAACATTTGTCTGAAAAATTTGGATTCAACTTAAATTTTGAAGGAGGTGAAGCAGAAACATTTGTGATTAACTGCCCTCTGTTTTCAAATCCGATCATTGTTAAAGAATCAAGAAAAGAATGGGATGGCTATAGAGGAAGGTTTGAAATAGTGGATGCGGGGTTGAATTACAATGCTTGA
- a CDS encoding signal recognition particle receptor subunit alpha — protein MLDGLKNSLGDAIKKIVKSSGIDEELIKELSKDVQRALLQSDVNVRLVLEITKRLEERALDETPPPGLSRKDHIVKILYDELSKLLGNESDFDFKPDKQNKIILLGIQGSGKTTVASKLAKFLTRQGHKVGVIGADTYRPGALVQLRTMCEKSNVEVYGEENNKDSPSIVKNGLKHFEGEPLDVILIDTAGRHKEEQDLLDEMDRINKVTDPDLALLVIDGTIGQQCFSQAEAFHKTIPVGGVIITKLDSSAKGGGALAASAATGAQIMYIGTGERIDDLEKFSPTRFVGRLLGMGDIQAILDLAKRLENEGDDVRMKRISSGKMNMDDFFYQLEEVTKVGSLKGLLDSMPGFSGMVKNDQLDQMEDRVSKWRYIIQSMTKDEKADPDLINSSRIKRIARGSGWPEGEVKELLKNYKNSKSMMKASKGRQMQGTLRKMGLG, from the coding sequence ATGCTTGATGGATTAAAGAATAGTTTAGGTGATGCAATCAAAAAAATTGTAAAATCTTCAGGAATTGATGAGGAACTAATCAAAGAACTCTCTAAAGATGTTCAAAGAGCATTATTGCAATCTGATGTTAATGTGCGATTAGTTTTAGAGATCACAAAACGCCTGGAAGAGAGGGCGCTAGATGAGACTCCGCCACCAGGTCTTTCACGAAAGGATCACATAGTAAAGATTCTCTATGACGAGCTATCAAAATTACTAGGAAATGAATCAGACTTTGATTTTAAACCTGATAAACAAAATAAAATAATTTTACTAGGAATTCAGGGAAGTGGAAAAACTACTGTTGCGTCAAAACTTGCCAAGTTTTTGACAAGGCAGGGACACAAGGTTGGAGTAATTGGGGCCGATACCTACAGACCTGGTGCATTAGTGCAACTCAGAACAATGTGTGAAAAATCTAATGTTGAAGTTTATGGGGAAGAAAATAACAAAGATTCACCTAGTATTGTAAAAAATGGATTAAAGCATTTTGAGGGAGAACCATTAGATGTAATTCTTATCGATACTGCAGGTCGTCACAAAGAAGAGCAAGATTTACTCGATGAGATGGATCGAATTAACAAAGTTACAGACCCTGATTTGGCATTACTTGTAATTGATGGAACAATAGGACAACAATGCTTTAGCCAGGCAGAAGCATTTCACAAAACGATTCCTGTTGGAGGTGTAATTATTACAAAATTAGACAGCTCAGCTAAAGGTGGAGGGGCACTTGCTGCATCGGCAGCCACTGGTGCACAAATAATGTACATTGGTACTGGTGAGAGAATTGATGATTTAGAAAAATTCTCTCCAACCAGATTTGTTGGACGATTACTTGGAATGGGTGATATTCAAGCTATTTTGGATTTGGCAAAACGATTAGAAAATGAAGGAGATGATGTTAGAATGAAAAGAATCTCAAGTGGAAAAATGAATATGGATGATTTCTTTTACCAATTAGAAGAGGTTACCAAAGTTGGCTCTCTCAAAGGTTTGCTTGATAGTATGCCTGGTTTTTCTGGAATGGTAAAAAATGATCAACTAGATCAAATGGAAGACCGAGTATCAAAATGGAGATACATTATTCAAAGTATGACTAAAGACGAAAAAGCAGATCCTGATCTAATTAATTCATCACGAATCAAAAGAATTGCTCGTGGGTCTGGATGGCCAGAAGGTGAAGTTAAAGAACTATTAAAAAATTATAAAAATTCTAAAAGTATGATGAAGGCATCCAAAGGACGCCAAATGCAGGGTACTCTTAGAAAAATGGGATTAGGATAA
- a CDS encoding tRNA pseudouridine(54/55) synthase Pus10: protein MSDYQKIIPIANQILQKHPLCDNCLGRLFSKKLRLSSNKLLGKRLKKNQNSTKKCHICKNLFENLNYFLKLMLDISSNYSYDTFSIGAMIKPSVVDRDDFIRSQYKLKGIDGIKTDITRELAKSFSKKTKKFIDTQNPDVAFTVNLKDESIQLRSKSITFSGRYLKTIRGIPQKQKPCVNCSGKGCRTCDFHGISEFESIEGQISKLLFEKIGGTTAKFTWIGGEDKSSLVLGTGRPFFVKLQNPLKRNLKLTSFKSDSLKILNLKLVRESPKNPLKFNSSIQLKISTSFDIDSKNLQKLKILEKHPVVVYDKSGKRSAKKIFFVKYKKNSKNIFTLSLKIEGGLPVRRFIDGDDVTPGISQILDIPCKCHEFDFKDIEVQ, encoded by the coding sequence ATGTCTGACTATCAAAAAATTATTCCTATTGCAAATCAAATCTTACAAAAACATCCTTTGTGTGATAATTGTTTGGGACGACTATTCTCAAAAAAATTACGTCTATCATCAAACAAACTTTTAGGGAAAAGGCTAAAGAAAAATCAAAACTCTACAAAAAAATGTCATATCTGTAAAAACCTATTTGAAAATTTAAATTATTTCTTAAAATTAATGCTTGATATTTCATCAAATTACTCCTATGATACATTCAGTATTGGGGCCATGATAAAACCATCTGTTGTAGATAGGGATGATTTTATTCGCTCACAATACAAACTCAAAGGAATTGATGGCATAAAGACTGACATTACAAGGGAGTTGGCAAAATCATTTTCTAAAAAAACAAAAAAATTTATTGATACGCAAAATCCAGACGTTGCTTTTACTGTGAATCTAAAAGATGAATCTATCCAACTACGTTCAAAATCAATTACTTTCTCTGGAAGATATCTCAAAACTATTCGTGGTATTCCTCAGAAACAAAAACCGTGTGTAAATTGTTCTGGAAAAGGATGTAGAACGTGTGATTTTCATGGCATTTCGGAATTTGAAAGCATTGAGGGCCAGATCTCAAAACTTCTTTTTGAAAAAATTGGGGGAACCACTGCCAAATTCACTTGGATTGGCGGTGAAGACAAATCTAGTTTAGTTTTGGGTACTGGAAGGCCATTTTTTGTTAAGCTTCAAAATCCTTTAAAGCGAAATTTAAAATTAACTTCTTTTAAGAGTGATTCTCTGAAAATTTTAAATCTCAAATTAGTCCGTGAGTCACCCAAAAATCCTTTAAAATTCAATTCTTCAATTCAACTAAAGATTTCTACATCCTTTGATATTGATTCAAAAAATCTTCAAAAATTAAAAATTCTCGAAAAGCATCCTGTAGTAGTTTATGATAAATCAGGAAAACGATCAGCGAAAAAAATTTTCTTTGTAAAATATAAAAAAAATTCTAAAAATATTTTCACCCTGTCTTTGAAAATTGAGGGAGGTCTGCCAGTTAGGAGATTTATTGACGGTGATGATGTAACTCCTGGAATTTCTCAGATTCTTGATATTCCATGCAAGTGCCATGAATTTGATTTTAAGGACATTGAAGTGCAATAA
- a CDS encoding YnfA family protein, producing MNHRVYAAYGGVFIVMSVFWGWLIDGVRPDNYDIIGTVIAVIGVLIIFYYPRKGEKVWSK from the coding sequence ATTAATCACAGAGTCTATGCAGCTTATGGAGGTGTCTTTATTGTAATGTCTGTGTTCTGGGGATGGTTAATAGATGGAGTAAGACCTGACAACTATGACATTATTGGAACAGTAATTGCTGTAATTGGAGTTTTGATAATTTTCTACTATCCAAGAAAAGGAGAGAAGGTTTGGTCGAAATAG
- a CDS encoding YnfA family protein, with product MVEIASTLGIFFFAALLEIGEGYLLWKWLKDHKTKIFGLVGALILFSYGIVMTLQPADFGKVYATYGGIFIVSSIIWGYWVDKKKPDRFEIIGSVVVLIGIAVMFYFSR from the coding sequence TTGGTCGAAATAGCGTCTACTCTTGGCATATTCTTTTTTGCAGCACTGCTAGAAATTGGTGAAGGTTATCTTTTATGGAAATGGTTGAAAGATCATAAAACAAAAATTTTTGGTTTGGTTGGAGCATTAATTTTATTTTCTTATGGAATTGTCATGACTTTGCAACCTGCAGACTTTGGTAAAGTGTATGCAACGTATGGGGGAATCTTTATTGTATCATCAATAATTTGGGGATATTGGGTTGACAAGAAAAAGCCAGATAGATTTGAGATTATTGGATCAGTAGTAGTTTTGATTGGTATTGCTGTAATGTTTTATTTTTCAAGATAG
- a CDS encoding beta-propeller fold lactonase family protein, whose product MKLILGVTVGIILIGIVGMLYLQNNTHDESETIFFTLQGDNTVNSYPNENNWSAGEKMTYVSTIKNGLLVLATSSASDTVFAFNGETDESIDTFHVGKTPKGVKISPNGNFAFVANEGSDSVTVINLVLGKIHTEIPVGKIPHNIIFNPSNELAFVTLQGEDKIAIIDAKKFELISTIPVKGIPHNLDISPDGKFLYVTRTATNDVAVINLENKQIIAEIPVTLGHHGIDVSPDGSRAYVSGIADDKISVIDTESFDVIDQIKVGKGPHGLRTNSDGSILYVAVSQTNEIVEINTETLEIINSIPTGKMPFWIAVSNNP is encoded by the coding sequence ATGAAATTGATACTTGGTGTAACCGTTGGAATAATTTTAATCGGAATTGTAGGAATGCTATACTTACAAAATAATACCCATGACGAATCTGAAACAATATTTTTTACACTACAAGGAGATAACACTGTAAATTCATACCCAAATGAAAATAATTGGAGTGCAGGAGAGAAAATGACATATGTCTCCACAATCAAAAATGGTCTTTTAGTACTTGCGACAAGTAGTGCAAGTGATACTGTTTTTGCATTTAATGGGGAAACAGATGAATCTATAGACACATTTCATGTTGGAAAAACACCAAAAGGTGTTAAGATAAGTCCTAATGGCAATTTTGCATTTGTTGCAAATGAGGGCTCTGATTCAGTTACTGTAATCAATCTAGTCCTTGGAAAAATTCACACTGAAATTCCTGTCGGAAAAATTCCCCACAACATAATTTTCAACCCTTCAAACGAACTTGCATTTGTGACATTGCAGGGGGAGGACAAAATAGCAATTATAGACGCAAAGAAATTTGAATTAATATCCACAATACCCGTAAAAGGGATTCCACATAACTTGGACATATCTCCAGATGGCAAATTTCTTTATGTTACACGAACTGCTACAAATGATGTTGCAGTTATTAATTTAGAAAATAAACAAATTATTGCAGAAATTCCTGTCACTCTAGGTCATCATGGAATAGATGTTTCCCCTGACGGTAGTAGAGCATATGTTTCGGGAATTGCAGATGATAAGATCAGTGTTATTGATACAGAGTCATTTGATGTAATTGATCAAATCAAGGTAGGAAAAGGACCTCATGGACTAAGAACTAATTCTGATGGCTCTATTCTGTATGTTGCAGTTTCACAGACAAATGAAATTGTAGAAATTAATACTGAAACGTTAGAAATTATAAATTCTATACCAACAGGTAAAATGCCATTTTGGATTGCAGTATCAAATAACCCGTAA